The Macaca fascicularis isolate 582-1 chromosome 5, T2T-MFA8v1.1 genome segment GGAATGGGGAGGGAGGTGGCCGGGGGGTTGGCGCGCCTCTCGCGCGGGGAGCGCTATGAGCCGGGTAAAGGGCGGCAGCGACAGCCCCAGCAACTGCCTCTGCCGGCGCCTCCCGCGGGCCCTCGCCAACTCGCCCCGCGCACCATGCTGACTCCCGGCCTGCGGAACTCGTAGTGCAGCCCCTGTCGCCTCCCCGGTCCCTGCTATCCCACGCAGGACTGGCTTCGGCCGCTGGGGCCAGCCGCTTGCGACGTGTCCCTGGGGAGGCGGAATCCCTGTGCGCCCTGAGCCGGGGCTCAGCCCTTCGCTTTCCAGCTGCGTCCTGCTCCGGGCCgcccagggagcccagtggcGATGGGGGCACTGCTGGCGCTTTGCCTTCTCCTTGGCTGGCTGCGCTGGGGCCCGGCGGGCGCCCAGCAGTCCGGAGAGTACTGCCACGGCTGGGTGGACGTGCAGGGCAACTACCACGAGGGCTTCCAGTGCCCAGAGGACTTCGACACGCTAGACGCTACCATCTGCTGCGGCTCCTGCGCGCTCCGCTACTGTTGCGCGGCGGCCGACGCCCGGCTGGAGCAAGGCGGCTGCACCAACGACCGCGGCGAGCTGGAGCACCCAGGCATCACCGCGCGTAAGTGCGGGGCCCTTGGGGACAGATCCCTGCCCGCCTAACGGCGGCGGCTGCACGTGTGCGCGGGAGGACGCACAGACCCAGGAAGGTCTGTGCGCCAAGGGGACGCGGCCGGGTGGGGGGAATCAAGGGATGAGTGGGTGGTCGTGTTTCAGATCGTGGTCCTCTATTTATTTGCAGTCCCGCTTCCCGCCACTTGCAGTCTCTGTGGGTCGGCCCAAGGGAAAGTTTGCCAGGAACAGTGAGGAGCGCGGGGCTTGTGCCTGGTGGCCCGGGGAAAGACAGCTGGAGCTCCCGGGAGAAGGGTCGTGCGGGTTAAGCCAGGGTAGACTTGGGTTTTggtgggggggggagggggggcgaGGGTGTCCCATTGCGCGCCCTTGTCACTTCGGGAGCTTCGGGAAGTGCCGAATGCAGGGAATCGCGACTCTTGTCGCGCGCTCAGTTGCAGGCCTTCAGGGCTAAGAAACtacagtcacttttttttttgtcctatgACAGCGTTTCTAAGCCGCGGCCCCGTTCCACAGACTTCCTTTCAATTCTCTGCATCGAATTACCCTCTCCGGCCCACCCCCTATTGTCACGCCTTTCAGAAATGCCCAGGTCTTCGAGGTGGAGATTTAGAAACAAGGGTCGAAGGTGCTTCCCCGCCCCCTATTCTCACGTCGGAAAACACGGGTCAAATTTCCGCTCACTTCAGAGCGGAATAAATCACGACCGCAGCAAAGAAAATTTACACCTTGAAAAAAAGTTTTCCACCTGAATCGGAACATCAGGGAAACGCTTTAGAGCTTGAGGTGAGGGTTTTATGGCGGGGGAAACCGGAGAAGCGGGCGGAGCTGAGAGCGGGTGACACCCCAGGACTCCAGAGAGCCCAGGTCTGGAGCCGACAAGAGAAGGTCGCCGGCAAAGGGAGGAGACGCTGGAGAGATCATTAAAGGTTCCCCAACGACCCCTCCCCGCAAACTGATAACCCAGAGGACAGGGGAGTCTGCCCTCTATTAGTGCTGCACTAGAGGGTGAATGTTGGGGGTCAACATTTCCAAGCTAGAGGATTTGGGAAGTAGTTTCTggagaaaagatgctcaatggaAAGTAGAGAAATCTAGGCCGTTCTGGCCTGTGAGAAAAATACAGACTCTTCCCCACGGCTTCACTCACTCACCCTGGGGGACCCAGCTGCCCTCTGGGAGTAAGGGCAATTGCCCAGTCTGCAGCAGGGGCTCCCTCTGCGCTCCCTGTTCGGCTCGGTTGCCAGAGGACAGCAGAAGGGACAGGCAGTCTCCACACTCACTGAGTCTGGGATCAGGCAAACCCTGATGGACCTTGGCTCTATCACCTGCCGGCCCTGTAACTTAGGCAAGTTAGTTAACTGCTCTGGATACCTCTTCTCAGTTCTAAAGTGGGCATACTGCTCTCAAGGGAGTTAAGTTGTTGGTGACCTGAGAGTGTATGAATACTGAAGCGCAGGGCTAAGTAAATGGTAGTTACTCACTTTGCCTTTTCTTGCACACTGGTGCTAGTAAACAGGGGAGAATGGGAGGGACACAGAAGAGCTTATGCCTAGGAGCCCACAAATAGTTGACAGTTACCTGTCCTCACTGGCTCTGTCTGTGGGAATGCACAAACTTCTCTGATCTATTTCCACATCTGGAAAATGGAGCTTATCATGTCCATCTCCCAGGGTCTCCATGAGACTTTAACCAGATAATGAATAAGAAAGAGCCGGGCACACAGTAGGGACTTAATCAATGcaggttttctttcttctacctgtAAGCTGGAGGCTGTGTCCTCGCACGGCTCTATCAGGGGAGATACCTGGAGAATTGCCCTAGGGGATGCCTCTGGGCTTGGAAATTTTATGTCTGCCTTGTAGAGGGAGAAGGAAATTGGAGTTTGCTCTGTTTGAGGGATGATTTTATAGAAAGTCGGGGCCGTGGACACCAAGAATTGCCTCGTGATCTATCTAAAGTTCAGTCTGACTTCCCAGACTTGGATGGGAATTGAGAGGCATGGCAGCTGGAGTGGGTATTCCAAATCTTTCCTGGAAAGAAGCAGCCAGAGCTGGCAATTTGTGGTATGGTAGGAGACACAGTAGATTGGGCCCTCTGTGAATTTCTTTATACTGTTCTTTCTGGAGTCTCACAAAATCCTGGGTCTGTGTGTAGAGGGGAATCTCCTTTAATAGGCCTGGCTCTCTTTGCTTACACTGGAGATTCTTGGATGGGAGATGGATTGCCAGCCTAAGAGAGGGGTCAGATCTCTTATTGCCTCACTGTGATCCAACTACTAAAACCTGCATTTAAACCCAGAATTATTGTAACCCCTAAAATTCACCCTTTCCCTCCAGTGCCTGAACAGGAGAAcagattccattttttttttttctaacttccaGATGTGCAATATGATGGTTAATTGCTAACAGAGGCTACGGTATCTGTTGCTTCCTCCCTGCTAGGAGTAGCGAGAATATTACATCATCACAGTTTGCATTGCATTTTGCAGGTTACCATTAACAAGCTCTGAAAAACTGAGCTGACAACCGTGATAATACTGAGTCTGCCACCTCTCAACCCTCAGCTGCCCAAGCAGAGCTCAGAGTCTAGGAGATCCTCATCCGAGCATCTGTTTATGTCTGTTTTTGCCTTTTAGAGCCTGTCTACGTCCCCTTTCTCATCGTCGGCTCCATCTTCATTGCGTTCATCATCCTGGGCTCTGTAGTGGCTATTTATTGTTGCACCTGTTTGAGACCCAAGGAGCCCTCGCAGCAGCCAATCCGCTTCTCACTCCGCAGCTATCAGACAGAGACCTTACCCATGATCCTGACCTCCACCAGCCCCAGGGCACCCTCCCGGCAGTCCAGCACAGCCACGAGCTCCAGCTCCACAGGCGGCTCCATCCGCAGGTTCTcctttgccagggctgagccgAGCTGCCTGGTGCCCTCGCCGCCCCCGCCATACACCACAAGCCACCcaatccacctggctcagccaTCTGGTTTCCTGGTGTCACCCCAGTATTTCGCTTACCCCCTCCAGCAGGAGCCCCCCCTGCCTGGGAAGAGCTGTCCAGACTTCAGTTCCAGTTGACACGCCCAGGCCATGAATCCACAAGTCAGTCAAATGGCAGACAGGTGGAGCCCTGCTGCCATTGCCACATGCAATTCTGAGAAAATTTCCCTTGTAATTGATCAGTGTCATGGAGGAGCATGCTCGGAAAACACAGCACCTTCTAATTTGAGAGTTCCTGGCTCCAATCACAGAATGGCTAAACCAGAGAACTGTTTTCTGGTTTTGCAAACATGTGATCATTACATTTCAATTTATGCTACTTTTATTCAAAACATGCAGCAGTTTGACTTTAAAGTTGCAAATTGGCTGAAAATGTTTTACTGGACATTCAGCTGTGCTGCTTAGAAAAAGGCCACATGTTTCTTTTTCATACAAGTTGTTTATTGAGTTATGATAGAAATATACTCataaataagcaaagaaaaataccTAATTATAATTATCGAAGGTtcacttaaaaaattaactattagGTAAACTTAAGGGGACAGTGAACAATCTGTTTATGATTTCGGGAGTAACCTAACCACGAATAATATTAGCATaatgagaacatttattttttaaataaataactagattttgtttaaaataagagGTTTTTTCCAGAATACAAGTTTTCAATAACTACATGAGgagtttaaagttttaaatatatactcaGACATTCATTGTAACACAGAGTCTGTGTAAAATCATTTCCCTCACCCACTGGAGGGAGTATTTATTGCAGACATTTTGTTCAGCAACATTTAGTGTTTCTGTGAAAGTTGGACAGTTGGggcttaaaacatttatttgtaaaatgagatatgtacaaatgtaaatatttgtaatttaatgTATTTACCACATTGTACTAATTATTTAGTAGTCATActgtaatttttatgttaataattGTGGAGTTCAAAGTCTAGCTATTGGTATAATCAtctaatattatatatatctcCAGTGCCACTGAATTTTATGTCTGATGACTATATATTTGGGCATATATCTTGTTggattagaataaataaaatactttatgttTTCATGAActctattgaaattttaaagtgATTCGTTTTATCTCTTTAGCAATGTTTTTGCTATTCAATGAAATGAAATGTCTTTAACACatacttcatattttaaataaaaaaaaattccgtATCAGGGCTCGTGAAAGCAGCAAAGGAAGTGAATTTTTATGGAGGTCTCAGTCTCCAGCCCTCCGATGGGTTATTTGGCCTGTGGAGAATTCATCATTGGGACGTTCCTCATAAGAATCTGGATTTCTGGCTTCTCGTGACATACAGGACGTGGCACTAGAGGTTCTGCACTGCCTTGGGGTCAGGTCAATCCTCTTCAGACAGGACACCTGCCATTTGCCAGCCTCCTGCCTGGTCTCCCCACCTGGCCCATCTATTTCTGCTATGTTACCTACCTGGCCCCTGCAGGTGTGATTTGAAAGCCCAGATTTATAGGAATTCATACTATCGTATGTCACTCTCAATTTTCAAACACAACTAGTTAGAGGCAGAATTCTGTCCTAAGACAATTGTTTGGCCTTGTCTCTTCGTCTTCTAGTTAAGGAAACAAGTTCAAAGACATTATGCGTCTGCTCAGTCTAAAGGCAGAGGGGCTCTGACTTCTAGTCTCCTGCTTTATCCTGTATCTAAAAGCTGTCTGACTTCCAAGTTTCCCAAATTGTTCAAAATAATCAAGGAAAGAAACAGCTGCATGTAAAAGGATGAACATTTATACACATGTTCTTGGGTGCAATCCTACGCTATTAGactagttttatttatgtttgtggTATATTGGTCCTTTTAATGGTTTTAAGGTAACCTTATTAAAGCTCTTCTTATGAGCCAAGCATTAAGTATTAACACGTATTAACTTATTTTATGCTCTCAACAAGCCCAACAGAAAAGTATTACAATTCCTATTTTAAAGATTTGAAAGCTGAGGCACAAAGgaatgaagtaacttgcccaaggccctgCAGCTAGTCTGTACTGGAGTTGATATGCATAAACACACAGATCCAAACAGCAAGGGAACACCTGCTTTGAGATTTTCATGGTTCTGTGTACAAAATTCATCGGAGATTTTAAGATAATAAGCCTAAGCTTCAAACGCAGTGATTCTCGGCCCCGTTGGACCCCAAAATGAGCTCTCCTTAGAACAAATATTTTGTAACATCCCTTTATCAgtcctaaaatgaaatttatagaTAACTCACTACAcacatagttttttaaaatcaatacaaTGCCCCAATggtaaatagaagaaagaaagggaagtaaCTTATTTCTAAATGTAAAGGCTTGGGCAGACTTAAAAAAGACACAGATGCTAACCCCTTACTCAAAATTACCATGATGTGACAGCTTCAAATCCAGACGGATGCAGTTGGTCATTCTGGCAACTCAGATAAACACAATTGCACTGATGCCATTAATGTGATTTTTCCCAGCAAAGTTTGATCATCCTTTGATTTGCACAGTGCCTGTGTATCTGAAGAATTCAATGTATACTAGGGCAGTGCAAAAAATATAGGTAAAatgggattacattttttttcaccAGTAGGAATGGTGGACGTTCCAAAGTCATGTCGATGGACATCAAGTCTTCGTTGTGCAGGCTGCTCCGTGCATTGTAGGATCTTTGTTACAACTGAGTCCCCCTCAGTGAATGCCAGTAGCACATCCACCTCCGCCCCAACACTCTGATGCTAAAGATTCCCCCATGCAATTCCACCATGTGCCCTAGAGGGTGGAACTGTCCCCACTGAATACCATCTAGTTGTCAGATTTCTCTAGTAGCTGTACTTTTATTTGTCATCCCTTTGGAGAACAGTTTATGTCCATTAGACAAGTTAACGCTAAGGAATTCATAGAGAGTTCACATCTGCAAATTTCCCTTCCTCAGCAGGATGCCCCAGTCAATTTAACTGGccataaattgtttaaaattagagAGATATTGTGTACCTCATTGCAATATGGCATTCGGTGATACTAGATCAAATCATATCCCCAAGTAATTGGTGATATACAGTACATGCCTTTGACTTTCTCCCTGGAAGCTATATAGGTGATATGATTATTCACAATGTTAGGTAAAAAGCCTATCCTGTGGCAGATTTCTAGATATTGTTCCATTCAACAGTTCTTTGCTGAACACCACTTATGGGTTAGGTGCTGGGTGAGATGAATAAAAGATCATTAAAATGCACTTCCAACTCAAGGAGCCACTACCTATTACAGGCTCCGGCATGATGACAAAGACAAATACTTGTGATAAAATGTCATAGATGCTTTATAAAAGAAGCACCATATCTTTTTCTGCTCTCCGTGGTAACCGCGATTACAGGGGAGTGCAGGATACCCTGGTAGCACTTACAAAGGACACTGTTCATCCTGGAGATGTTGACATTGGACCTGAGCCTTGAGAGACACATAGGATTTGAATGAAGAAGACAgggcagaggaagaaagagaggggggCTGGAAATAAGGGAAAAATATATCAGGCAGAGTAAAGAATTCATAGACAGACACAGAAGCACCCACCCATGAGCCTAAAAGAACAAGGAACATTTAAGAACCCAGAAGAAGACtgggtgctcacacctgtaatcccagcactttgggaggccgaggtaggtggatcacgaggtcaggagatcgagaccatcctggccaacatggtgaaaccctgtctctactaaaataccaaaaattagccaggcgtggtggtgggccacctgtagtcccagctactcaggaggctgaggcaggagaattgcttgaatccaggaggcagaggttgcactgagctaagattgcactactgcactccagcctggcaacagagcaagactccgtcttaaaaccagaaacaaacaaacaaaacaagaatccAGAAGAAGTGAGGCTGGAGAGAGAAGCAGGGGCAGATTAGAGATCTTGAACACCACAGCATTTGAACAGATGTCAAATGCAAAAGGGAGTCTGGAAGGATTTCACAGGGGAGGGGAATGGGATCATATCTTTGTTTTAGAAAGATTAGGCTGCCAAGGTCAAATAAAATCACTTGGAATTTCCAAGGAGCTGTTCCTCACAATCTGCTAAACCACCAAATACAGGGGAAACTTGTCTGCTTTTGTTACTTTCAGAAAGAATTTGAATCCAACATCCTCATTCCATGATTATTGTGAAAAATAGAAGTTCTGCATTTTGAAAGGTTGTTATGCCAATAATggataacatttattaagcaccatgTGTCCCAAGTGCTTTATGAATTGTATCACTGAATCTTCACAGCCCTGAAGAGGGGATTAGCATTGTGCCTATCatgcagatgaagaaatcaagGTGAGAAGCTTAAACATTGTGCACAAGGACGAACGATACCATAGGGGACAGATTTGAACCAGGAGGTCTACTTTGAAATTCTATGTTCTGTGTGACATTAGCCCTAGGAGGTCTAATTttgtcaggaaaacaaaaatatccaatGTACTTTTCAGAAAATCTATTGGGGAAAAAGTGATTAATTGTATCATATTATACACATCCTATTGATTTGAGGGGATTGTAATAGTCAAGGAGAGCTTATGCTGCATTATGAGAATGTGGCATAAAATGAAGCATGAATAAAAACACTAGATGATAAACATTTCTCCCTTTACACATGAGAAATGGGATTCCAGAGGGTGATTGAGCGTGGATTTTGAAGCTGTAATGCTTGGGTTT includes the following:
- the SHISA3 gene encoding protein shisa-3 homolog codes for the protein MGALLALCLLLGWLRWGPAGAQQSGEYCHGWVDVQGNYHEGFQCPEDFDTLDATICCGSCALRYCCAAADARLEQGGCTNDRGELEHPGITAQPVYVPFLIVGSIFIAFIILGSVVAIYCCTCLRPKEPSQQPIRFSLRSYQTETLPMILTSTSPRAPSRQSSTATSSSSTGGSIRRFSFARAEPSCLVPSPPPPYTTSHPIHLAQPSGFLVSPQYFAYPLQQEPPLPGKSCPDFSSS